A part of Streptococcus porcinus genomic DNA contains:
- the cps2T gene encoding beta 1-4 rhamnosyltransferase Cps2T, protein MQDVFIIGSRGLPAKYGGFETFVEELVSRQNSGAIRYHVACLSDSKHKEHFEFRGADCFYINPPQLGPARVIAYDMMALNYALSYCEKNTINNPIFYILGNTIGAFIGLFVPKIKKCKGQFFINPDGLEWKRSKWSKPVQWYLKYSEKQMTQKAHLVISDNLGIENYIKESYPWAKTQFIAYGTDMEPSDLSFEDDRVRDYFNKANINEQNYYLVVGRFVPENNYETIIKEFMASKTKRDLVVICNHEGSSFFETLKNKTHLEQDERIKFLGTLYDRQLLTYIRENAFAYIHGHEVGGTNPGLLEALAHTKLNLVLGVNFNKSVAKTGALYWTKEQTVLAQLIESVDGRHNYDDLGQEARNIIQREYTWDKIVGEYEALFLNEN, encoded by the coding sequence ATGCAGGATGTATTTATTATTGGTAGCCGAGGATTGCCAGCAAAATATGGTGGCTTTGAAACCTTTGTTGAGGAATTAGTCAGCCGTCAAAACAGTGGAGCTATTCGCTATCATGTTGCCTGCTTAAGTGATTCAAAACATAAGGAGCACTTTGAGTTCAGAGGTGCGGATTGTTTCTACATCAATCCTCCTCAACTTGGTCCGGCTAGGGTGATTGCTTACGATATGATGGCACTCAATTATGCTCTGAGTTACTGCGAAAAAAATACTATTAATAATCCTATTTTTTATATTTTAGGGAATACAATAGGTGCTTTTATTGGTCTATTTGTCCCCAAAATCAAGAAGTGTAAGGGCCAATTTTTCATCAATCCAGATGGATTAGAGTGGAAGCGCAGCAAATGGTCTAAGCCAGTTCAATGGTATCTAAAGTATTCAGAAAAACAAATGACACAGAAGGCTCATTTGGTAATTTCTGATAATTTAGGCATTGAAAACTATATCAAAGAATCTTACCCTTGGGCAAAAACACAATTTATTGCTTATGGAACAGACATGGAACCTTCAGATTTAAGTTTTGAAGATGACCGTGTACGAGACTACTTTAATAAGGCCAATATCAATGAACAAAATTATTATTTAGTGGTTGGTCGTTTTGTTCCAGAAAATAACTACGAGACTATTATCAAAGAATTTATGGCTTCAAAAACTAAGCGTGATTTGGTTGTGATTTGTAATCATGAGGGAAGTTCATTCTTTGAGACATTAAAAAATAAGACACACTTAGAACAAGATGAGCGGATTAAGTTTCTAGGCACTTTGTATGACCGTCAATTATTAACCTATATTCGTGAAAATGCTTTTGCTTATATTCATGGACATGAAGTTGGGGGCACAAATCCCGGTCTCTTAGAAGCTCTTGCTCATACCAAGTTGAATTTGGTTTTAGGTGTTAATTTCAATAAATCAGTGGCAAAAACTGGCGCTTTATATTGGACTAAAGAACAGACTGTTTTAGCTCAGTTAATTGAGAGTGTAGATGGTCGCCACAACTATGATGATTTAGGTCAAGAAGCTAGAAATATTATTCAAAGAGAATATACGTGGGATAAAATTGTAGGAGAATATGAGGCCTTATTTTTAAATGAAAATTAA
- the rfbD gene encoding dTDP-4-dehydrorhamnose reductase: protein MILITGSKGQLGTELRYLLDERNEEYVAVDVAEMDITNEEMVDQVFAQVKPTLVYHCAAYTAVDAAEEEGKALNQVINVDGTENIAKACQKYDATLVYISTDYVFDGTKTVGQEWFETDIPDPQTEYGRTKRLGEEAVEKYSKKYYIIRTAWVFGNYGKNFVFTMQNLAKTHSKLTVVNDQFGRPTWTRTLAEFMCYLAENNKAFGYYHLSNDSKEDTSWYDFAKEILKDTDVEVVPVDSSAFPAKAKRPLNSTMNLDKAKATGFVIPMWQDALQEFYKQDIKNR, encoded by the coding sequence ATGATTTTAATCACAGGAAGTAAGGGCCAGCTTGGGACAGAATTACGATATTTGCTTGATGAACGTAATGAAGAATATGTAGCTGTTGATGTTGCAGAGATGGATATCACTAATGAAGAGATGGTAGATCAAGTTTTCGCACAAGTAAAACCTACTTTAGTTTATCATTGTGCGGCCTATACAGCAGTAGATGCGGCTGAAGAAGAAGGGAAAGCTCTGAATCAAGTTATCAATGTTGATGGGACAGAAAATATTGCCAAGGCTTGTCAAAAGTATGATGCTACCTTGGTGTATATCTCTACTGATTATGTTTTTGATGGAACAAAAACAGTTGGACAAGAATGGTTTGAAACAGATATTCCTGATCCACAAACAGAGTATGGTCGCACTAAGCGATTAGGGGAAGAAGCTGTTGAAAAATATAGTAAGAAATACTATATTATTAGAACGGCTTGGGTTTTTGGTAATTATGGTAAGAATTTTGTCTTTACTATGCAAAATTTAGCAAAAACACATTCCAAACTGACTGTTGTTAACGATCAATTCGGTCGCCCAACTTGGACAAGAACTTTAGCGGAATTCATGTGTTATTTGGCAGAAAACAATAAAGCATTTGGTTATTATCACCTTTCAAATGACTCGAAAGAAGATACAAGTTGGTATGATTTTGCTAAAGAAATTTTAAAAGATACAGATGTTGAAGTAGTTCCAGTTGACTCATCAGCTTTTCCAGCCAAAGCAAAGCGTCCACTCAATTCAACGATGAATTTAGATAAGGCTAAAGCAACAGGATTTGTAATCCCTATGTGGCAAGATGCTTTACAAGAATTTTATAAACAGGATATCAAAAATAGGTGA
- a CDS encoding metal-sulfur cluster assembly factor, with translation MLENPKYSEEEIAKIKDRILEALEMVIDPELGIDIVNLGLIYEIRFSDSGHTEIDMTLTTMGCPLADLLTDQIYDVLKEVPEVTSSEVKLVWYPAWTVEKMSRYARIALGIR, from the coding sequence ATGTTAGAAAATCCAAAATACAGTGAAGAGGAAATTGCAAAAATAAAAGATCGCATCCTTGAGGCTTTAGAAATGGTAATTGACCCAGAATTAGGAATTGATATTGTTAATCTAGGTTTGATTTATGAGATTCGTTTTTCAGATTCTGGCCATACAGAAATTGATATGACTTTAACGACTATGGGATGTCCTTTAGCAGATTTATTGACTGATCAAATTTATGATGTCTTAAAAGAGGTTCCAGAAGTGACTAGTTCAGAAGTAAAATTGGTCTGGTACCCAGCATGGACTGTAGAGAAAATGAGTCGCTACGCTAGGATTGCTTTAGGTATTCGTTAA
- the rpoD gene encoding RNA polymerase sigma factor RpoD, whose product MTKKNEITTFNVQVAEFIRNHKKEGTAVDDEVTEKLVIPFVLDADQIDDLLERLTDGGISITDKEGNPSTKYIVEEPKPEELTDEQLIGSNSAKVNDPVRMYLKEIGVVPLLTGEEEKELAIAVAEGDVDAKQRLAEANLRLVVSIAKRYVGRGMQFLDLIQEGNMGLMKAVDKFDYSKGFKFSTYATWWIRQAITRAIADQARTIRIPVHMVETINKLVREQRNLLQELGQDPTPEQIAERMEMTPDKVREILKIAQEPVSLETPIGEEDDSHLGDFIEDEVIENPVDYTTRVVLREQLDEVLDTLTDREENVLRLRFGLDDGKMRTLEDVGKVFNVTRERIRQIEAKALRKLRHPSRSKQLRDFIED is encoded by the coding sequence ATGACTAAAAAAAACGAAATAACAACTTTTAATGTTCAAGTTGCCGAATTCATTCGTAACCATAAAAAGGAAGGTACTGCAGTTGATGATGAGGTAACAGAAAAACTTGTTATTCCTTTTGTGTTGGACGCTGACCAAATTGATGATCTATTAGAACGTCTAACAGATGGTGGTATTTCAATTACGGATAAAGAGGGAAACCCGTCAACAAAATATATTGTCGAAGAACCAAAACCAGAAGAATTAACAGATGAACAGTTGATTGGAAGTAATTCAGCTAAAGTCAATGATCCGGTACGGATGTATTTGAAGGAAATTGGGGTTGTGCCGCTTTTAACAGGTGAAGAAGAAAAAGAACTAGCAATTGCTGTTGCTGAAGGTGATGTAGATGCTAAACAGCGTTTAGCAGAGGCAAACTTGCGTTTAGTTGTGTCAATTGCCAAACGTTATGTGGGGCGTGGTATGCAATTCCTTGATTTAATTCAAGAAGGTAATATGGGATTAATGAAGGCCGTAGATAAATTTGATTATTCTAAGGGCTTTAAATTTTCAACTTATGCAACTTGGTGGATTCGTCAGGCTATTACGCGCGCTATTGCAGACCAAGCGCGTACTATTCGTATCCCAGTTCATATGGTTGAAACAATTAATAAGTTAGTTCGTGAACAAAGAAATCTCCTACAAGAATTAGGTCAAGATCCTACACCAGAACAGATTGCAGAGCGCATGGAGATGACGCCGGATAAGGTACGTGAAATTCTTAAAATTGCTCAAGAACCGGTCTCTTTAGAAACACCAATTGGAGAAGAAGATGATAGTCATTTAGGTGATTTTATCGAAGATGAAGTGATTGAAAATCCAGTTGATTATACAACACGTGTCGTACTTCGTGAGCAGCTAGATGAAGTTTTAGATACATTAACAGACCGCGAAGAAAATGTTTTGCGTTTACGTTTTGGTTTAGATGATGGCAAAATGCGCACACTTGAAGATGTAGGTAAAGTTTTCAACGTAACGCGGGAGCGTATTCGCCAAATCGAAGCGAAAGCTTTACGAAAACTTCGTCATCCAAGTAGAAGCAAACAATTAAGAGATTTTATAGAGGATTAA
- the dnaG gene encoding DNA primase codes for MGFFWGGDSLAIDKEKISQIKNAVNIVDVIGEVVSLSRSGRHYLGLCPFHKEKTPSFNVIEDRQFFHCFGCGRSGDVFKFIEEYRQVPFLESVSILAEKSGIVLDVPKPQSQSPKRKTHQELIDLHHDAQKFYQAVLKTTKIGQEARNYLYQRGLDDNLIEHFNIGLAPAEPDYLYQALSKKYSEETLTSSGLFNLSETSNTVYDAFRNRIMFPLADDRGQTIAFSGRIWTKEDQDKKLAKYKNSRATLLFNKSYELYHLDKAKPVIAKKHEVFLMEGFMDVIAAYKAGCENAIASMGTALTQEHINHLKPLTKKVILTYDGDDAGQNAIAKSIDLLSDFQVEIVLIPNKMDPDEFVQKYSAEELANLLEHSRISDVEFFIRYLKPENTDNLQAQIAYVEEIARIIAQAPSITAQNSYINKVADSLPDFDYLQVEQTVNTYRVQDRQRRQVQIAPSEAPVMTLPVTKNITALVRTENQLLHRLIHHEYLLNEFRLKDDFYFDTPALQELFLVLKANGEVSPIDLANLSEDVNQAYYRVLEEHLPEEVTENEIIDILAKRDKLLRERDIHKQGKQVRESSNNGDHQLALEVLENLIAQKRKME; via the coding sequence ATGGGTTTTTTCTGGGGAGGTGACAGTTTGGCTATAGACAAAGAAAAGATTTCCCAGATTAAAAATGCTGTCAATATTGTTGATGTCATTGGTGAAGTTGTCAGCCTTTCTCGTTCAGGGAGACATTATCTGGGACTATGCCCTTTTCATAAAGAGAAGACACCGTCCTTTAATGTTATTGAAGATCGGCAATTTTTTCATTGTTTTGGTTGTGGTCGCTCAGGCGATGTTTTTAAATTTATTGAAGAATATCGACAAGTTCCTTTTTTAGAGAGTGTTAGCATCCTTGCTGAAAAGAGTGGTATCGTTTTAGATGTTCCCAAGCCACAAAGTCAGTCGCCTAAAAGGAAAACTCATCAAGAACTTATTGATTTACATCATGATGCTCAGAAATTTTATCAAGCTGTTCTAAAAACTACAAAAATAGGCCAAGAAGCTCGAAACTATTTATATCAGCGTGGCTTAGATGATAATCTGATTGAGCACTTTAATATCGGACTAGCTCCAGCTGAACCAGATTACCTTTATCAGGCACTTTCCAAAAAATACTCAGAAGAGACTTTAACATCGTCTGGGTTATTTAATTTATCTGAAACGTCTAATACCGTATATGATGCTTTTCGTAATCGTATCATGTTTCCTTTAGCGGATGATCGCGGTCAGACTATTGCTTTTTCAGGTAGAATTTGGACTAAAGAGGATCAAGATAAAAAACTAGCTAAGTATAAAAATTCACGAGCAACACTACTTTTTAATAAATCTTATGAACTTTATCATTTGGATAAGGCTAAGCCGGTTATTGCCAAAAAACATGAAGTTTTTTTGATGGAAGGTTTTATGGATGTCATCGCAGCTTATAAAGCAGGTTGTGAAAATGCTATCGCTTCAATGGGAACAGCGTTGACTCAGGAGCATATTAACCATTTGAAACCACTAACCAAAAAAGTGATTTTAACTTATGATGGTGATGATGCTGGTCAAAATGCTATTGCTAAATCCATAGACTTATTGTCTGATTTTCAAGTTGAAATTGTTCTTATCCCAAATAAGATGGATCCAGACGAATTTGTCCAAAAGTATTCAGCAGAAGAATTAGCTAATTTATTAGAACATTCAAGGATTAGTGACGTTGAATTTTTCATTAGGTATTTAAAGCCAGAAAATACAGATAACTTACAAGCTCAAATTGCTTATGTGGAAGAGATTGCTCGGATTATTGCTCAAGCTCCTTCAATAACAGCCCAGAATTCATATATTAATAAAGTGGCTGATAGTTTACCGGACTTTGACTATTTGCAGGTGGAACAGACAGTTAATACTTACCGAGTTCAAGATCGGCAAAGACGTCAAGTACAGATAGCTCCCTCAGAAGCGCCAGTTATGACTTTGCCGGTTACTAAAAACATTACGGCTTTAGTGAGAACAGAAAATCAACTTTTACATCGATTAATTCACCACGAGTATTTACTTAATGAATTTAGACTCAAGGACGATTTCTATTTTGACACACCAGCTCTACAGGAATTATTTCTTGTTTTAAAGGCAAATGGAGAGGTCAGTCCAATTGACTTAGCCAATCTATCGGAGGACGTGAACCAAGCTTATTATCGTGTTTTAGAAGAACATTTACCTGAGGAAGTGACCGAAAATGAAATTATTGATATTTTAGCAAAGCGTGACAAATTACTGAGGGAAAGAGATATCCATAAGCAAGGAAAACAAGTCCGAGAATCCAGTAATAATGGAGACCACCAACTGGCCTTAGAAGTTTTAGAAAATCTAATTGCACAGAAAAGGAAAATGGAATAG
- the mscL gene encoding large conductance mechanosensitive channel protein MscL yields MIKELKEFLFKGNVLDLAVAVVIGAAFKAIIDSLVADVITPLILNPVLKAAGVSNIAELAWNGVKYGSFIAAVINFLIIGTTLFFVVKAANKAMTFRKKEEEEVIAGPTQEELLVQIRDLLASK; encoded by the coding sequence ATGATTAAAGAATTAAAAGAATTTTTATTTAAAGGCAATGTCTTAGACCTAGCTGTTGCTGTTGTTATTGGTGCTGCTTTTAAAGCAATCATTGACTCATTAGTGGCCGATGTCATCACACCATTGATTCTGAATCCCGTTCTTAAAGCTGCTGGTGTGTCAAACATTGCAGAACTTGCATGGAACGGTGTTAAATACGGAAGTTTCATTGCTGCTGTTATCAACTTCCTAATTATTGGTACAACTTTGTTCTTCGTTGTTAAGGCTGCTAATAAGGCAATGACCTTCAGAAAAAAAGAAGAGGAAGAAGTTATTGCTGGCCCTACTCAAGAAGAACTCCTCGTTCAAATTCGCGACTTACTTGCAAGCAAATAA
- the rpsU gene encoding 30S ribosomal protein S21 yields MSKTVVRKNESLDDALRRFKRSVTKAGTLQESRKREFYEKPSVKRKRKSEAARKRKKF; encoded by the coding sequence ATGTCAAAAACAGTAGTACGTAAAAACGAATCATTGGATGATGCTCTTCGTCGTTTCAAACGTTCTGTTACTAAAGCTGGAACTCTTCAAGAATCACGTAAACGTGAATTCTACGAAAAACCTTCTGTAAAACGTAAACGCAAATCAGAAGCAGCTCGCAAGCGTAAAAAATTCTAA
- the addA gene encoding helicase-exonuclease AddAB subunit AddA: MIFPEFLSDKEIQELQKREAGSNKLQKRTPEQIEAIYCNGQNVLVSASAGSGKTFVMVERIIDKVLRGIAIDKMFISTFTVKAATELKERLEKRLLALIKESSDSEWKAYLNQQLQAIPQADIGTMDAFTQQLLSEYSYTLGISPKFRIMQDKSEQDILKNRIYESIFANYMDSEEAMTFMKTVKNFSGNRKDSKGFRAIVYRIYDFSQSTENPLEWLESTFLRASEIYTGFDSLPDADIEALLQSMKRTAESLRDLTELEDYGQMTKAGKPSAKYQKHLQMIELLQEWSLHFDTYYGKEQISRLARDVLALLPSSDTVTVNKRKYSIFKDLQTRLKDVKHLETIFAFQPETLPLLKSLQAFVIDFSKAYLKAKIDENAFEFSDIAHFAIAILENNPEVQASYQKKYHEVMVDEYQDNNHIQEKLLELLSNGHNRFMVGDIKQSIYRFRQADPLIFNQKFKDYQENSENGRLILLKENFRSQSEVLEVTNAIFSHLMDEEVGDILYDASHRLLPGSSLQRESFPENRCQFLIYDTDSQDQSQHSDSTETLSDNQLSPGEVKIVAKEIIRLHNEEQVAFSDITLLVSSRTRNDNILRTFNHLGIPLVSDGGLDNYLQSVEIMVMLDTLRTINNPLNDYALVALLKSPMFAFDEDQLARVALQESRQDKVESFYEKIQNALSNQGLYPDLVTNELQESLIRFDKTLNHWRLFAKKNSLYDLIWKIYNDRFYFDYVASSPKAEQAQANLYALALRASQFEKTGYRGLSRFISMIDKILETENDLADVDIVQAKDAVNLMTIHKSKGLEFKYVFILNCDKKFSFKDLYAPAILDRHQGIGIKYLADFKTLLDAEQLSSLKVNLETLPYQINKKSLKRATLSEQMRLLYVAMTRAEKKLYLIGKGSQEKLGDKYDGQREGNHLPRTVRENLQSFQDWFLAIRESFTQEELYFDLCFESDSDLSDNAIGQLAVKEILDSDNLAHNRQSDHIARALDMLEKVNQLNQTYHAAIHLPTVQTPSQIKDFYQPIMDSEGVAIIEKIRPLSQASFVLPDFSENPPINASQIGASFHELMQKIQVSERVTQESVQRALSLVNASEALKAKLDLDKVIQFFNQTTLGQLICNHYQKLHREAPFAMLKKDMLSQEKFVVRGIIDGYLLFEDKIILFDYKTDKYRQASDLQKKYAGQLALYAEALSQAYSIDTVEKYLVLLGGENLEVVAVP; this comes from the coding sequence ATGATCTTTCCAGAATTTTTAAGTGATAAGGAAATACAGGAACTGCAAAAACGGGAAGCTGGCTCTAATAAGTTACAAAAACGAACTCCTGAGCAAATTGAGGCAATCTATTGTAATGGACAGAATGTTCTGGTGTCTGCATCAGCTGGTTCAGGAAAAACTTTTGTTATGGTTGAACGGATTATTGATAAAGTGTTACGCGGTATTGCAATAGATAAGATGTTCATCTCGACCTTTACAGTTAAAGCAGCTACTGAACTGAAAGAACGCTTAGAAAAAAGACTCTTAGCCTTAATCAAAGAGAGCAGTGATTCCGAATGGAAGGCTTATTTAAATCAGCAATTACAAGCAATTCCTCAAGCAGATATTGGAACAATGGATGCCTTTACCCAACAACTCTTGTCCGAATATAGTTACACGCTAGGTATATCACCGAAGTTTCGAATCATGCAGGACAAATCGGAACAAGATATCCTTAAAAACAGGATTTATGAATCGATTTTTGCTAATTATATGGATTCAGAAGAGGCTATGACCTTTATGAAAACAGTCAAAAATTTCTCAGGAAACCGAAAAGATTCTAAAGGATTCCGAGCAATTGTCTATAGAATTTATGATTTTAGCCAATCAACTGAAAATCCTCTGGAATGGTTAGAGAGTACTTTTCTAAGAGCTAGTGAGATCTACACCGGTTTTGACAGTTTACCAGATGCTGATATAGAAGCTTTGCTCCAAAGTATGAAGAGGACAGCAGAGAGTCTACGTGATCTGACAGAATTAGAAGATTACGGACAAATGACAAAAGCAGGAAAACCCAGTGCCAAATATCAAAAGCATCTGCAGATGATAGAATTATTGCAAGAATGGTCACTCCACTTTGACACCTATTATGGTAAAGAACAGATTAGTCGATTAGCTAGAGACGTTTTGGCACTTTTACCGAGTAGTGACACTGTGACGGTCAATAAGAGAAAATACAGTATTTTTAAAGACTTACAAACACGCTTAAAAGATGTGAAGCATTTGGAAACTATTTTTGCTTTTCAACCAGAAACTTTACCATTATTAAAAAGTCTACAAGCTTTTGTCATTGATTTTAGCAAAGCTTATTTAAAAGCAAAAATAGATGAGAATGCTTTTGAATTTTCTGATATTGCCCATTTTGCGATTGCTATATTGGAAAATAATCCTGAGGTTCAAGCTTCTTACCAGAAGAAATACCATGAAGTAATGGTTGATGAGTATCAAGATAATAATCATATTCAAGAGAAGCTTTTAGAATTATTATCAAACGGTCATAATAGGTTTATGGTAGGAGATATTAAACAGTCAATCTACCGTTTTAGGCAAGCAGATCCTCTTATTTTTAATCAAAAATTCAAAGATTATCAAGAAAACTCGGAAAATGGCAGATTGATTCTGTTGAAAGAAAATTTCCGAAGCCAATCAGAAGTCTTAGAGGTTACTAATGCAATATTTTCTCATTTAATGGATGAAGAAGTTGGTGATATCCTTTATGATGCTAGCCATCGTTTATTACCTGGTAGCTCCCTTCAACGAGAAAGTTTTCCAGAAAACAGATGTCAATTCTTAATCTATGATACAGATAGTCAAGATCAGAGTCAGCACTCAGATTCTACTGAGACGCTTAGTGACAATCAACTCTCACCTGGTGAGGTAAAAATTGTTGCTAAAGAAATTATTCGTCTTCATAATGAAGAACAAGTAGCGTTTTCGGATATTACCCTACTGGTTTCTTCACGGACAAGAAATGATAATATCTTGAGAACTTTTAATCATTTGGGGATTCCTTTAGTGTCTGATGGCGGACTAGATAACTATCTACAATCAGTAGAAATAATGGTCATGCTAGATACCTTAAGGACTATCAATAATCCGCTGAATGATTACGCCTTAGTCGCCTTGCTTAAATCACCAATGTTTGCCTTTGATGAAGATCAGCTAGCTAGAGTAGCTTTACAGGAGTCTAGGCAAGATAAGGTAGAAAGTTTCTATGAAAAAATTCAAAATGCTTTATCTAATCAAGGTCTTTATCCAGATTTAGTAACTAATGAGTTACAAGAGAGCCTAATAAGGTTTGATAAGACTTTAAACCATTGGCGTCTTTTTGCTAAAAAAAATAGTTTATATGATTTAATTTGGAAAATCTATAATGATCGTTTCTACTTTGATTATGTGGCTAGTAGTCCCAAAGCGGAACAAGCGCAAGCTAATTTATATGCTCTGGCCTTAAGAGCTAGTCAATTTGAAAAAACAGGTTACAGAGGTCTATCACGCTTTATCTCAATGATTGATAAGATCTTAGAGACTGAAAACGACCTAGCTGATGTTGATATCGTTCAGGCCAAGGATGCAGTCAATTTAATGACGATTCACAAATCTAAAGGATTAGAATTCAAATACGTATTTATTTTAAACTGTGATAAAAAGTTTAGTTTTAAGGATTTGTATGCGCCAGCTATCCTTGATCGTCATCAGGGGATAGGTATTAAATACTTAGCTGATTTTAAAACTCTTTTGGATGCAGAGCAATTATCAAGTTTAAAGGTAAATTTAGAAACGCTTCCTTATCAGATTAATAAAAAATCTTTGAAGCGAGCTACTCTTTCAGAACAGATGCGCCTGCTTTATGTTGCTATGACTAGGGCTGAAAAGAAGTTATACTTGATTGGCAAGGGAAGTCAAGAGAAGTTAGGTGACAAGTACGATGGGCAAAGAGAAGGAAATCATTTGCCTAGGACAGTGCGCGAAAATCTCCAAAGCTTCCAAGATTGGTTTTTAGCTATTCGAGAAAGTTTTACACAAGAAGAACTTTATTTTGATCTTTGTTTTGAAAGTGATAGTGATTTAAGTGATAATGCTATCGGTCAATTAGCCGTCAAGGAGATTTTGGACTCTGATAATTTGGCTCATAATAGGCAGTCTGATCATATTGCACGTGCTTTAGACATGTTGGAAAAAGTTAATCAGTTAAACCAGACCTATCATGCGGCTATTCATTTACCAACGGTTCAGACACCAAGTCAGATTAAAGATTTTTATCAACCAATTATGGACTCTGAAGGAGTTGCTATTATAGAAAAAATCCGACCTCTGAGTCAAGCCTCGTTTGTACTGCCAGATTTTAGTGAAAATCCTCCCATTAATGCTAGTCAAATTGGTGCAAGTTTCCATGAATTGATGCAAAAAATTCAGGTTTCCGAAAGAGTGACGCAAGAAAGTGTTCAAAGGGCTTTGTCCCTGGTTAATGCTAGTGAGGCACTAAAAGCTAAGCTGGATCTGGATAAGGTTATTCAGTTTTTCAACCAGACAACTCTCGGACAGCTCATCTGCAATCATTATCAGAAGTTACATCGTGAGGCCCCTTTTGCTATGCTCAAAAAAGACATGCTTAGTCAAGAAAAGTTTGTGGTGCGTGGGATTATCGATGGTTATTTACTTTTTGAGGATAAAATCATTCTCTTTGATTATAAGACTGACAAATATCGCCAAGCAAGTGATCTACAAAAAAAATATGCCGGTCAATTAGCCTTATATGCAGAAGCTTTGTCACAAGCTTATAGTATAGACACGGTCGAAAAGTATCTTGTTTTGCTAGGAGGAGAAAACTTAGAAGTAGTTGCTGTCCCGTAA